A genomic window from Purpureocillium takamizusanense chromosome 2, complete sequence includes:
- a CDS encoding 3-hydroxyphenylacetate 6-hydroxylase (TransMembrane:1 (o19-40i)~EggNog:ENOG503NU6J~COG:Q) → MTIANVILSVAEQLQHTKWQSLLLTLVAAPALYVLVNELVRYNARIHGMKGPPGLPLIGNLWDIRVNAAEKYREWARRFGDVYQIQLGNVPVVVINSASAARTIFGQNAQAMSSRPEFYTFHKVLSDTAGTTIGTSPYSDSLKRRRKGAASALNKPSVQTYISHLDIETRDFIRELYTYGQAGNKAVDPMPMIQRLSLSLALTLNWGVRLKSQSDNLFDEITHVEEEISRFRSTTGNLQDYIPLMRLNPFNMHSTKAREMRNRRDKYLTDLNNGLDDRIARGTHKPCIQANVIMDEEAKLNKAELTSISLTMLSGGLDTVTTQVAWFVAYLSQHPEVQDKAVREIRKTFGEDRPMCDEGDDQTCQYIVALVKESLRYFTVLRLALPRASIKDVAYGGTVIPKGSVVFLNAWACNRDSAVWSDPDVFRPERWLEQPDAPLFTYGVGYRMCAGSLLANRELYLLYMRLINSFHIEKQDAVDCHPVRGNADPTSLVAMPHRYKALFVPRNNTALAHAMKETERMTGEE, encoded by the exons ATGACCATTGCCAACGTTATCTTGTCGGTGGCCGAGCAGCTGCAACATACCAAATGGCAGTCCCTGCTCCTCACACTCGTTGCGGCACCAGCGTTGTACGTTCTCGTCAACGAGCTTGTGCGCTATAATGCCAGGATACACGGGATGAAGGGGCCCCCGGGCCTGCCGCTCATTGGCAATCTCTGGGACATCCGCGTGAATGCCGCGGAGAAGTATCGTGAGTGGGCCCGTCGGTTTGGCGACGTCTACCAGATACAGCTTGGAAATGTGCCCGTTGTGGTGATCAACTCCGCATCGGCAGCGAGGACCATTTTCGGACAAAACGCCCAAGCCATGAGCTCGCGACCAGAGTTTTACACTTTTCACAAG GTTTTGAGTGATACCGCTGGAACAACAATTGGCACGTCGCCCTACAGTGACTCGCTCAAGCGCCGCCGGAAAGGCGCAGCGTCGGCATTGAACAAACCGTCCGTTCAGACTTACATATCACATCTTGACATCGAGACCCGAGATTTCATCCGGGAACTCTATACATATGGACAAGCTGGGAACAAGGCAGTGGATCCAATGCCGATGATCCAGCGGCTTTCTCTGTCCCTTGCCCTGACTCTCAACTGGGGCGTGCGTCTCAAAAGCCAGAGCGACAACCTGTTTGACGAAATCACCCACGTCGAGGAAGAAATCAGCCGCTTCCGCTCCACTACGGGCAATTTGCAAGACTACATCCCCTTGATGCGACTGAATCCATTCAACATGCACTCGACCAAGGCCAGAGAGATGCGAAACCGCAGAGACAAGTACTTGACGGACCTCAATAACGGGCTTGACGATAGGATCGCACGTGGGACGCACAAGCCGTGCATCCAGGCCAATGTCATCATGGACGAAGAGGCCAAGCTCAACAAGGCCGAGCTGACATCCATCAGCCTCACCATGCTCtctggcggcctcgacaccGTGACGACCCAAGTAGCTTGGTTCGTCGCCTATTTGTCGCAGCATCCCGAGGTCCAAGACAAGGCCGTCCGTGAAATTCGCAAGACATTTGGCGAGGACAGGCCAATGTGTGACGAGGGTGATGATCAGACCTGCCAGTACATTGTCGCCCTGGTGAAAGAGTCGCTTCGATATTTTACGGTCTTAcgcctggcgctgccgcgTGCCAGCATCAAGGATGTGGCCTACGGTGGGACTGTCATACCCAAGGGTTCAGTCGTGTTCTTGAATGCATGGGCCTGCAATCGGG ACTCGGCCGTCTGGTCTGACCCCGATGTTTTCCGTCCGGAGCGATGGCTCGAGCAGCCTGATGCACCCCTCTTCACCTACGGCGTCGGCTACCGCATGTGCGCCGGCTCGTTGCTGGCAAACCGGGAGCTATATCTGCTATATATGCGACTCATAAATAGCTTCCATATTGAGAAGCAGGACGCGGTAGACTGCCACCCGGTTCGTGGCAATGCTGATCCCACAAGCTTGGTGGCGATGCCGCACCGTTATAAGGCGCTTTTTGTGCCTCGGAACAACACAGCGCTAGCTCACGCCATGAAGGAAACGGAGCGCATGACTGGGGAGGAGTAG
- a CDS encoding uncharacterized protein (COG:K~EggNog:ENOG503P05X~TransMembrane:1 (o570-589i)), with protein sequence MEHSPSSLSSQSAPRHDSQVGSPLHRRSKRGRYTPVACNECKKRKLKCIPTDDDKCQRCIAGGVICVFGSRPPPRATKTARLANMKMHVLADASSHHHVRALTDEMAQLRQQVVDLAESVRELRENADGTSRPQNTSCVAAAFANSPSNVASMSRDNAPKHPHFIGPTRPAYGLVVAERSLTRMGIQALDSAKSTSLSSSRADSPLAGDAMEDEEPSTTDAEFWASCTPDEVARLLAVFEEEVESVYPFVDTIELASRAEQILNRIRHSDALDNQPHDRQQAPLSNLDVDMAKLAVATTVAIEAHGKTALSASIAGSVEDRLSRISRGQVELKGIQLLTMLSIYYFHCDDELLAWRTIGVAAREALEMGLHRRRSLFDNFRDAHSRRDAMRVFWCVYVLDRRWSFGTSLSFALSDRDIDPALPEPDADLAYLRCMISYARLCSKIWDAIPPFGSPSPAIPTEDVHALDLSTQVWLDSIPSHLQIRHPRMLSAASGNNMSQPRVLHRLRALLYLRGNYTRIAIYQHYLLSSASIQANLPSARLVVEIARDTVQVLVHLNATTDVYSRQQNAFNYFLLSAFAVLTLAVCHAPHHFAKTCRESLVQAIELVKGFSRHSVASRRLWNSIRELLPRLKSLQMQSSEGGPHVDSMAHVAAGDVGVETETRRENRTDMDAPMDLGPQFHVDGGMQLSMIPEVTEFSSDLLDLFDTLGQGQSFGNAFETDFGDPLAHGGLELQSDELGISRRFLQGLM encoded by the exons ATGGAGCACAGTCCCTCGTCTCTCAGCTCGCAATCTGCTCCGCGGCATGATTCTCAAGTCGGCAGCCCGCTTCATCGTCGCTCCAAGCGCGGGAGGTACACGCCGGTGGCATG CAATGAGTGCAAGAAGCGGAAGCTCAAGTGCATTCCAACTGACGATGACAAGTGTCAGCGATGCATCGCAGGGGGCGTCATCTGCGTGTTCgggtcgcggccgccaccgcgtgCCACCAAGACAGCTCGGCTGGCCAACATGAAGATGCATGTTCTTGCAGACGCGTCGAGCCATCATCACGTTCGTGCCCTGACCGATGAGATGGCACAACTGCGACAGCAAGTCGTGGACCTGGCCGAGTCTGTCAGAGAGCTCAGGGAGAACGCGGATGGGACATCACGGCCGCAGAACACGTCCTGCGTTGCGGCGGCCTTTGCCAACTCCCCGTCCAATGTTGCTTCCATGTCGCGAGACAACGCACCCAAGCATCCGCACTTCATCGGCCCTACACGCCCGGCGTACGGGCTCGTTGTAGCGGAGCGCTCGCTCACGCGCATGGGCATCCAAGCTCTTGATTCCGCCAAGTCTACGTCCTTGTCCTCAAGCCGAGCCGATTCCCCtctcgcgggcgacgcgatggaagacgaggagccTTCCACTACAGACGCCGAGTTCTGGGCCAGCTGTACGCCTGACGAGGTCGCacgcctgctggccgtcttTGAAGAGGAAGTCGAGTCCGTGTACCCCTTCGTTGACACCATTGAGCTGGCCTCGCGGGCTGAGCAGATCTTGAACCGTATCCGCCACTCGGACGCCTTGGACAATCAGCCGCATGATAGGCAACAAGCTCCGCTCAGTAACCTGGATGTCGACATGGCCAagctggccgtggccacgACTGTGGCCATTGAGGCGCATGGCAAGACAGCACTGAGCGCGTCCATCGCCGGGTCTGTGGAGGACCGTCTGTCGCGCATCTCAAGGGGCCAGGTGGAACTGAAAGGGATACAGCTCTTGACCATGCTG AGCATTTACTACTTCCACTGTGATGACGAGCTCCTTGCCTGGCGCAccatcggcgtcgctgctcgCGAGGCTCTCGAGATGGgcctgcatcgtcgccgcagcctgTTTGACAATTTCCGCGACGCCCACTCGCGCCGGGACGCCATGCGCGTGTTCTGGTGTGTATACGTGCTCGATCGTCGCTGGAGCTTTGGGACGAGCTTGTCCTTTGCGCTCTCTGATCGTGATATCGATCCCGCGTTACCGGAGCCT GACGCAGACTTAGCCTACCTCCGATGCATGATAAGCTATGCGCGCTTGTGCTCCAAGATATGGGACGCCATTCCACCGTTCGGTTCTCCCTCGCCGGCCATTCCCACCGAAGACGTCCACGCGCTCGACCTCAGCACGCAAGTCTGGCTAGACTCGATCCCGTCACACCTTCAGATACGGCATCCGCGGATGCTCAGCGCGGCTAGCGGCAACAACATGTCTCAACCGCGCGTGCTGCACCGCCTCCGCGCTCTGCTCTACCTCCGCGGCAACTACACCCGCATCGCCATATATCAGCACTACCTGTTGAGCTCCGCGAGCATACAAGCCAATCTTCCCTCTGCGCGGCTCGTCGTGGAAATCGCACGGGACACCGTGCAGGTCCTCGTTCATCTCAACGCCACAACCGACGTTTACTCGCGCCAGCAAAATGCCTTCAACTACTTCTTGCTGAGCGCCTTTGCCGTACTCACCTTGGCAGTGTGTCACGCGCCGCACCATTTCGCAAAGACATGCCGAGAAAGCCTCGTACAGGCGATTGAACTGGTCAAGGGATTTTCTCGCCATAGCGTAGCGAGCAGGAGATTGTGGAACAGCATTCGAGAGCTGTTGCCGCGGTTAAAAAGCCTCCAAATGCAAAGCTCGGAGGGCGGCCCGCACGTGGATTCCATGGcccatgttgctgctggtgatgtTGGTGTGGAAACAGAGACGCGGCGGGAAAACAGAACCGACATGGACGCCCCGATGGACTTGGGACCACAGttccacgtcgacggcggaATGCAACTTTCCATGATCCCCGAGGTGACGGAATTTAGTTCAGATCTCTTGGACCTATTTGACACTCTGGGACAAGGACAGAGCTTCGGAAATGCGTTTGAAACCGACTTTGGCGACCCATTGGCACACGGAGGGTTGGAGCTGCAGTCGGACGAGCTGGGAATCTCCCGCCGCTTTCTTCAAGGCCTAATGTGA
- a CDS encoding uncharacterized protein (COG:S~EggNog:ENOG503P7CE), with translation MAGQIHRVTLFKIPNREDQERLLEFYKHMQNKAVKDGKPYIVSVTAGEAKPDQRAQGFTFAAISVFSSVDDMIYYDNECTAHAELKAFAKTVHKGAMMVYFENGAR, from the exons ATGGCTGGCCAGATTCACCGTGTCACTCTATTCAAGATACCCAATCGAGAAGATCAAGAGCGTCTTCTGGAATTCTACAAGCACATGCAAAACAAGGCAGTCAAG GACGGCAAGCCGTACATCGTTTCCGTAACTGCGGGGGAGGCAAAGCCTGATCAGCGCGCGCAAGGCTTCACTTTCGCGGCGATTTCCGTGTTCAGCTCTGTCGATGACATGATCTACTATGACAACGAGTGCACTGCGCATgcggagctcaaggccttTGCGAAGACGGTACACAAAGGAGCCATGATGGTGTATTTCGAGAACGGGGCAAGATAG